From Triticum aestivum cultivar Chinese Spring chromosome 4A, IWGSC CS RefSeq v2.1, whole genome shotgun sequence, a single genomic window includes:
- the LOC123083385 gene encoding late embryogenesis abundant protein 6 — translation MEHAKEKMKDGASAAKAKSTITKAKVAEKAEAATARSHDERELAHERGAAKVAAAEAQLHQDKAAHREDAMSHHIHKHGGHKHGH, via the coding sequence ATGGAGCACGCCAAGGAGAAGATGAAGGACGGCGCGAGCGCGGCCAAGGCGAAGTCGACCATCACCAAGGCCAAGGTGGCGGAGAAGGccgaggcggcgacggcgaggtcgcaCGACGAGCGGGAGCTGGCGCACGAGCGCGGCGCCGCCAAGGTCGCCGCCGCCGAGGCGCAGCTGCACCAGGACAAGGCCGCGCACCGCGAGGACGCCATGTCGCACCACATCCACAAGCACGGCGGCCACAAGCACGGCCACTGA